TCGCGCAGTTCTTGCTGGTTCATCATATGTCAATTCTAGCAGAAAAGGGTGGGCTCGGCAAAGCGTACCCGCCCTTCCACGCGCCGCTGGGTCATTTCTCTACAGGCTTGGGTCAAATCTCTACAGCCAGTGCGGGCCGCCTCGTTCCGGGACATCGCGGCGTCTGGCAATCCGCGGCAGGGTCGTGTACATGCGGCGCATGGAGACGATCCCCGAACGCCAATCGCGGGTGGCCGCGCGCCTGGCGCGGCTCAGCGTCGATCCCCCGGCGAGCCTGCTGCTCGAGGGCGGCACCGAGGCCGAGCGCGAGGCCATGGCCATCTACTGGGCCCAGGCCGTGAACTGCGAGGCGGGCGGCGCCGTGGGCAGCAGCGCGGGCGGGAAAGGCCCGTGCGGCGCCTGCACGGCCTGCGTGCAGCTCGCGCAGCGCGCGCACCGCGACCTCTTCTTCTTCGATTTCAGGGCCGGGCCGTGGGCCGACTGCATGGACGAGCTGAAGGCCGCGCGCCGGGTCATGGGCGAGCCGCCGCGCGAGGGCGGACGCCGGGTCATCGTGCTCTTCGAGGCGCACGGCATGCTCGACCCGCACGCCAACCTGCTGCTGAAATCCATCGAGGAGCCCGGACCCTACAACGTCTTCGTGATCACCACGCCGCAGCGCGAGCGCATCCTGCCCACCCTCGTCTCGCGCAGCTTCACGGCCACCCTGGCCTGGCCGCCGCCGGGCACGGAGCTGGCCGCGGACCTGGGCGAGGGCGATGCGGGCGACGTGGCGGGGCTGGCGCGGGCGTTCTACGGCTTTCTGGCCTCGGGCAAGGGGCTCTTCGCGATGACCGGGGGGCGAGGCAAGGTCGGCAAGGCCGTGGCCGAGCGCCTCGTGCTGCTCGTGCAGCGCGACCTGGCCCAGGCCCTTGCGGGCGCTCCGGCCGAGGAGGGCGCGCGGCTCCTCGCCGCGCGGCTGGACCGAGAGGGGCTCAGGCGCCTGGACCTGGCCCTGGACCAGGCCAAGCAGTCGCTGGACACCAAGGTCAATCCGTCGCTGGTGGTGGACTGGCTGGCCGTGACCGCGCGCGGCTGGCTCGGCTGAGCCTGCCCGCTCTCCCTTCCGCCCCGATTTCGGTCCCGATCTCCGCTTGAACCGGGCGCGGCCGTCCTGGCCGCGCCTTTTCCTCACATGTTCATGTGCAGGCCGAACATCAGGCTGACGCCCGGGGCGTCGCCCATGTCCACCTCGTCCGCCAGGTCCGGCGCAGGCGCGAAGACGCGGGCCGAGCCGTCCAGGGTGAGGTCCTGCTCGAGGGGCAGGGCCAGGCTCAGGCGCAGCTCGCGGCCGAGCAGCCCGTCGTCCGGGGAGGCGAGGGCAGCGCCGTCGGCGGCGTAGACGTCGCCCTGGCCGGCCGCCAGGTACTGCATGAACTCCGTGGTCAGCGTGAGGTTGCCGGGACCCTGGAAGGTCACGGCCGAGCGCAGGACCGAAAGGTTCGAGGCGGCCAGGAAGCCGTCCATGGCGCCCACGGCCGAGTCGCCCGCCAGGAGCGGCTGGAAGGCCGTGATCTCGCCGCCGTCGTCGTCCCCGCCCGAAAAGGTGGCGAAGCCGAGTTCCATGGAATCCACGAGGGGGAGGGGCGGAGTGACGGCGACGCCCGCGGCGAAGGCGTAGGCCGACAGGGCCTCGTCGTCCGCGCGGCCGCGCTGCAGCAGGGCGCTGGAGGCCAGGGTCACGTCGCGGTCCAGGGCCAGGCGCGTGGACAGGCCGTAGGTGTTGGCCGCTATGCCGCTGGAGGCGCTGCCGCCCGGGGCCTGCAGCTTGCCCGCGGCGTCGGCGCCCAGGCGCTGGCGGTACCACAGGAAGGAGAGCGTGGCGGGCACGTCGGGCGGGGCGAGCCTCGCCTCGCCGCCGTAGAGCAGGGCCTCGGTCTCCGGGTGCAGCCCGCTGTTCGTCACGTCGTCCATGCGCGCGGCCAGGCCGCTTATGGTGAGCGGCCCGAAGGCGCGCGAGCGCAGGCGCAGGCCGTCCAGGCTCGCCGTGTCCGGCAGAATCCCGGCGAGCAGGTCCGGCCCGAGGCCGAGGTCCATGGACTGGCGTCCGACCGAGAGGGTCAGGGAGGTGTCGCTCGGGATGATGTCCACCACGGCCTGATCGGGCAGGCCGGGCGTCGTCGTGGGCAGGACGGGCGCCCTGCGGGCCGAGCCCGGGATGCGCGCGCCCGCGCCCGGCAGCGACGGCAGCCCCGACATGCCGGATATCCTGGCGCGCACCCGGGCGACGCCGAGGTCCACGCTGGGCGAGGATCTCAGGCCTCCTGCGCCCGCCGCGCCATCCGCCGAGGTGCCCGCCGGGGTGCCCGCCGGGGCATCTGCCGAAGCGTCGGGCGTCGAGCCCGGGACGATGGACGACTGGGACGCGACCAGGGAGGCATGGGCCGGGGCCGTGACCGTGCAGGCGACGAGGGCGAGACAAAGGAAAAGGAGGAGAGCGGCAGGGCGAAGGCGGCAGACAGGGGCGACGCGGGGCCGGTCCGTGGGCGGCGGCGCGCAGAGGAAGGCGCGCGCGGCGCGCATGCGCGGGCCCGGTCCCCTCAGCCTGGCGCAACGAAGCCTCGCTCCGATGGGGCGGCGTTCTTGCGGGGTGCGCCACGGGCGCGTGCATGTCTTCCGATGAGTCTGGACGAATATGGGCAGGTCGCCGTGCATCGGATGAATGATGCGGAACAGAAGCGGCGATACGCGATTGCGGATGGTGTTGCGTTGCTGCTGCATGGCCCTCCTGGCGGCTTGCGTGCCATATAGATCTGAATTGCCGTTCAAACGGACTATAAGGTCGGAATATGTCGATTGCAAGACAGGAAGAATTCGCCTGCGGCGTGCGGGGCTCGTCCCTGTGGACGATGTCGGCGGCGTCCATGGGGGGAAGAAACGCGCCTGGGCGCGAAAACGGGCACAGAAGCGGATGAAGAAAAAAAGCGGACTTTCGCTTGACACCCGGCAGGCCGACTGCTATCTGACTCCTCCCTTGATGGGAACGTAGGCGCGTAGCTCAGGGGGAGAGCACTTGCTTGACACGCAAGGGGTCAGGAGTTCAAATCTCCTCGTGCCTACCAGCTAGACTACTGAAAGGGAGGCTTCAGCCTCCCTTTTTCACTCGTGAGGCAAGGAGCGCGACGGTGCAGCTCACAATCGCCGGGCAGGCGGTGGAAGCCGCCCCGGGAGAGCCCATGGCCGAGGTCCTGGGCAAGGCCCTGTCCAAGAAGAAGTTGAAGGAAGTGGTGGCGGTCCGCGCGTGCGGCCGTCTTTTCGACGTTTCGGCAGCCCTCCCCGCCGAGTGCGCCGACGTCGCGCCTGTCTTCGAGAGTGATCCCGAAGGCCTCGAGGTCATCCGCCATTCCGCGGCCCACCTCATGGCCGAAGCGGTGAAGAAGCTCTTCCCCGAAGCCAAGGTGACCATCGGCCCGGCCATCGAGTCGGGCTTCTACTATGATTTCGACTACGAGCGTCCCTTCACCCCCGAGGACCTCGAGGCCATCGAGAAGGAGATGGTGCGTCTCGCCGGAGCGGACGCGCCCTTCACCTGCCGCGTGGTCAAGAAGGACGAGGCGAAGAAGCTCTTCGCCGCCAAGGGCGAGGACTACAAGCTCGAGATAATGGACGACCTCGGCGGCGACGAGTTCTCCATCTACACCAACGGCGGGTTCGTGGACCTCTGCCGCGGTCCCCACGTGCCGAGCGCAGGCCGCATCAAGGCCTTCAAGCTGCTCTCCGTGGCCGGCGCCTACTGGCGCGGCGACTCGGACAAGAAGATGCTGCAGCGCATCTACGGCACGGCCTTCGCCTCGCCCAAGGAGCTGAAGCAGCACCTCGAGCGCATCGAGGAGGCCAAGCGCCGCGACCACCGCAAGCTGGGCACCCAGCTCGACCTCTTCTCCTTCTCCGAGGAGGCGGGCGCGGGCATGGTCATCTGGCACCCCCGCGGCGGCCTTCTGCGCACCATCCTCGAGGACTTCGAGCGCAAGGAGCATCTGAAGCGCGGCTACGCCATCGTGCAGGGCCCGCAGATCCTCAAGCGCGAGCTTTGGGAGCGCTCCGGCCACTACGCGAACTACCGCGAGAACATGTATTTCACCGAGATCGAGGAGCAGGCCTACGGCATCAAGCCCATGAACTGCCTCTCGCACATGCTCATATACAAGTCGCGCGTGCGCAGCTACCGCGACCTGCCGCTGCGCTTCTTCGAGCTCGGCGTAGTCCATCGCCACGAGCGCACCGGCGTGCTGCACGGCCTTTTGCGCGTGCGCCAGTTCACGCAGGACGACGCGCACATCCTCTGCCGCCCGGACCAGCTCCAGGAGGAGATCCTCGGCGTCGTGCACTTCGTGCAGGACGTGATGAACCTCTTCGGCTTCGAGTTCGAGGCGCGCATCAGCACCCGTCCGGAAAAGTCCATCGGCTCGGACGAGGACTGGGAACGCGCCACCAATGCGCTCATGAACGCGCTTTCGGCCGGAGGCTTCCCCTACGAGATCAATGCGGGCGACGGCGCGTTCTACGGGCCCAAGATTGACATTGTCATCAAAGATGCCTTAGACCGCCGGTGGCAGTGTGCGACCATCCAGTGCGACTTCACCCTGCCCGATCGCTTCGACCTCACCTACGTGGGGGAGGACGGTGAGAAGCACCGTCCGGTCATGCTGCATCGGGTCATCCTGGGGTCCCTGGAGCGGTTCATCGGCGTGCTCATCGAGCACGTCGCAGGGGCGTTTCCCACCTGGCTCGCGCCGGTGCAGGCCAAGATCCTGACCGTGACCGACGCCCAGGCGGAGCACGCCCATTCCGTGCTTGCCGCGCTTCGCGCCCGCGGCGTACGGGTCGAGGCAGACTTGAGAAACGAGAAGCTGGGCTACAAGGTTCGTGAAGCCCAGCTGGAAAAGATACCGTATATGCTGGTCATCGGCGACAAGGAGGTCGAGGCCGGGGGAGTCAACGTCCGCACTCGCGGAGGCGACAACCTGGGCTTCAAGACCATCGCCGAGGCGGCAGAGATGATTTTGGCCGATACGGCCGAACCGTTCAAACGCGGAGGGATGAGCTATAGCTTCGCTGCAGGCGCGTGTTAACCGGCAGATCAGGGTCCGTTCAGTCCGTCTGATCACCGAAGACGGCGAACAACTCGGCGTCAGGACCATCGAAGACGCGTTGGCGTTGGCCCAGGAAAAGGGCCTCGACCTCGTTGAGGTCGCGCCCAACGCCGATCCGCCGGTCTGCCGCATCATGGATTACGGCAAGTACAAGTACGAGCAGCAGAAAAAGCAGCAGTCGGCGCGCAAGAAGCAGGCCCAGGTCCAGATCAAGGAGATCAAGTTCAGGCCGAAGACCGACGAGCACGACTACCAGACCAAGCTCCGGCACATCCGGCGCTTCCTGGAGGAGGGCGACCGCTGCAAGGCCACGATCTTCTTCCGCGGACGCGAGATCGTGCACAAGGACCGCGGCGAGACCGTGCTCGCGCGTGTCGCGCAGGACACTGCCGACATCGCCAAGGTCGAGCAGGAGGCCCGCGCCGAGGGCCGCACGCTGTTCATCATGCTTGCGCCGATTCCGAAGAAGCCTGAAGAGAAGGGCGGCTCCGCCCCGCAGGCCCCGGCCGCCGAGCCCGAGCAGTAGACCCGGGCCGTAGACCCGGGCAGTAGACCCGGGCAACAGGCCCGAGCAGTAGGTTCGGACGGGCGGCCCGAGCGGCGGGCCCAAGAAAGTTCAGTCCGCCCCGCGGCGTGATGCCGGGGGCGAACACATAAGGAGTGAGGACATGCCTAAGATCAAGACCAACCGCGCGGCGGCCAAGCGCTTCCGCAAGACCGGCAGCGGGAAGATCGTCAGGCGGCGCAAGAACCTGCGTCACATCCTGACGAAGAAGAGCGCCAAGCGGAAGCGGCTGCTCGGTCAGGCGGCGCTGGTGGACAAGACCAACGAGCGCGCCGTCAAGGAGATGTGCCCCTACTTGTAGGCCCTCGGGCCTCGGGGTGCACGCCACGTCGTCGGCAAGCGCATGGCCGCCGACGGGTGAACGAATCGGTCCCGGACGGGACCCTACTTAAGGAGAAGAAACGATGCGTGTGAAACGTGGTGTAGCCGCTCACAAGCGGCACAAGAAGTATTTGAGCCTTGCCAAGGGCTACTACGGCGGCCGCAAGAACCAGTACCGCATCGCCCGCGAGACGGTCGAGCGGGCCATGGCCTACGCCTACCGCGACCGCAAGGCGCTGAAGCGCGAGATGCGCGCCCTGTGGATCCAGCGCATCAACGCGGG
The window above is part of the Desulfovibrio sp. X2 genome. Proteins encoded here:
- the rpmI gene encoding 50S ribosomal protein L35 produces the protein MPKIKTNRAAAKRFRKTGSGKIVRRRKNLRHILTKKSAKRKRLLGQAALVDKTNERAVKEMCPYL
- the thrS gene encoding threonine--tRNA ligase, which translates into the protein MQLTIAGQAVEAAPGEPMAEVLGKALSKKKLKEVVAVRACGRLFDVSAALPAECADVAPVFESDPEGLEVIRHSAAHLMAEAVKKLFPEAKVTIGPAIESGFYYDFDYERPFTPEDLEAIEKEMVRLAGADAPFTCRVVKKDEAKKLFAAKGEDYKLEIMDDLGGDEFSIYTNGGFVDLCRGPHVPSAGRIKAFKLLSVAGAYWRGDSDKKMLQRIYGTAFASPKELKQHLERIEEAKRRDHRKLGTQLDLFSFSEEAGAGMVIWHPRGGLLRTILEDFERKEHLKRGYAIVQGPQILKRELWERSGHYANYRENMYFTEIEEQAYGIKPMNCLSHMLIYKSRVRSYRDLPLRFFELGVVHRHERTGVLHGLLRVRQFTQDDAHILCRPDQLQEEILGVVHFVQDVMNLFGFEFEARISTRPEKSIGSDEDWERATNALMNALSAGGFPYEINAGDGAFYGPKIDIVIKDALDRRWQCATIQCDFTLPDRFDLTYVGEDGEKHRPVMLHRVILGSLERFIGVLIEHVAGAFPTWLAPVQAKILTVTDAQAEHAHSVLAALRARGVRVEADLRNEKLGYKVREAQLEKIPYMLVIGDKEVEAGGVNVRTRGGDNLGFKTIAEAAEMILADTAEPFKRGGMSYSFAAGAC
- the infC gene encoding translation initiation factor IF-3, with protein sequence MASLQARVNRQIRVRSVRLITEDGEQLGVRTIEDALALAQEKGLDLVEVAPNADPPVCRIMDYGKYKYEQQKKQQSARKKQAQVQIKEIKFRPKTDEHDYQTKLRHIRRFLEEGDRCKATIFFRGREIVHKDRGETVLARVAQDTADIAKVEQEARAEGRTLFIMLAPIPKKPEEKGGSAPQAPAAEPEQ
- the rplT gene encoding 50S ribosomal protein L20, producing MRVKRGVAAHKRHKKYLSLAKGYYGGRKNQYRIARETVERAMAYAYRDRKALKREMRALWIQRINAGAREHGLSYSRLIHGLSLAGIEINRKILADLAVREKESFAELAKLAKAKLV
- a CDS encoding DNA polymerase III subunit delta, which codes for MRRMETIPERQSRVAARLARLSVDPPASLLLEGGTEAEREAMAIYWAQAVNCEAGGAVGSSAGGKGPCGACTACVQLAQRAHRDLFFFDFRAGPWADCMDELKAARRVMGEPPREGGRRVIVLFEAHGMLDPHANLLLKSIEEPGPYNVFVITTPQRERILPTLVSRSFTATLAWPPPGTELAADLGEGDAGDVAGLARAFYGFLASGKGLFAMTGGRGKVGKAVAERLVLLVQRDLAQALAGAPAEEGARLLAARLDREGLRRLDLALDQAKQSLDTKVNPSLVVDWLAVTARGWLG